A stretch of the Massilia sp. W12 genome encodes the following:
- a CDS encoding ABC transporter permease, with protein MFINALLLALREIRRNLMRSFLTVLGIVIGVAAVVTMVTLGNGATQMVTEQISSLGSNLLILRPGQRIGGPRDAAGAPNFKKSDLDAIRNQIGGIQLVVPLATRGMTLVAGNNNWASSVSGAGNSYLEAGNWRLGAGRAFSEDEERSGKAVCIIGETVRRELFGKRDPLGEAIRLRGFSCLVIGLLASKGQNSMGMDQDDTLLLPLATMQRRITGQSEIPLAMITLQNGVNADSAMAQIRILLRELRKLDENEADNFNLMDTKQIAQALSGTIRTMTGLLGAVAAVSLLVGGIGIMNIMLVSVTERTREIGIRLAIGALEHEVLLQFLIEAVVLSAFGGLFGIVLAFAACYGLSALMQMPFLFNPGINLLAFGFSAAIGVIFGYVPARRAARLDPIQALRHE; from the coding sequence ATGTTCATAAACGCCCTGCTGCTGGCGCTGCGCGAAATCCGCCGCAATTTAATGCGCTCCTTTCTGACCGTGCTGGGAATTGTGATCGGAGTCGCAGCCGTGGTCACCATGGTCACACTGGGCAACGGGGCCACGCAAATGGTGACAGAGCAAATTTCCAGCCTGGGCAGCAATCTGCTCATACTGCGCCCCGGTCAGCGCATCGGCGGCCCGCGCGACGCCGCCGGCGCGCCGAATTTCAAAAAAAGCGATTTGGACGCCATCCGCAACCAGATTGGCGGCATCCAGCTGGTGGTTCCGCTCGCCACACGCGGCATGACCCTGGTGGCCGGCAATAACAACTGGGCCAGCAGCGTCAGCGGGGCCGGCAACAGCTATCTGGAAGCCGGCAACTGGCGCTTAGGAGCCGGGCGCGCTTTCAGCGAAGACGAAGAGCGCAGCGGCAAAGCGGTCTGCATCATCGGCGAAACCGTGCGGCGCGAGCTGTTCGGCAAGCGTGACCCGCTGGGCGAAGCGATCCGCCTGCGCGGTTTTTCCTGCCTGGTGATCGGCCTGCTCGCCTCGAAGGGACAAAACAGCATGGGCATGGATCAAGACGACACCCTGCTGCTGCCGCTGGCCACCATGCAACGCCGCATCACCGGCCAAAGCGAGATCCCGCTGGCCATGATCACCTTGCAAAACGGGGTCAACGCCGACAGCGCCATGGCGCAGATCCGCATCTTGCTGCGCGAACTGCGCAAGCTGGATGAAAACGAAGCCGACAATTTCAATCTGATGGACACCAAGCAAATTGCGCAAGCCCTGTCCGGCACGATCCGCACCATGACCGGTCTGCTGGGCGCGGTGGCGGCGGTCAGTTTGCTGGTTGGCGGCATCGGCATCATGAATATCATGCTGGTCTCAGTCACTGAGCGCACGCGCGAAATCGGCATCCGCCTGGCGATCGGCGCGCTGGAGCATGAAGTGCTGCTGCAGTTTTTGATTGAAGCGGTGGTGTTATCCGCCTTTGGCGGCCTGTTTGGCATCGTCCTGGCGTTTGCCGCCTGCTACGGCTTAAGCGCGCTGATGCAGATGCCGTTTTTATTCAACCCCGGAATTAATTTGCTGGCGTTTGGCTTTTCGGCTGCGATCGGCGTCATTTTCGGCTACGTCCCGGCGCGCCGCGCCGCCAGACTGGACCCGATTCAAGCCCTGCGCCACGAGTGA
- a CDS encoding TonB-dependent receptor, translating to MKNRPSAIHPPARKRLWLCLLASIPASALADHSAAPEKSIGTVVINGPQATSLPSHIPATVEGVTARQIEESINASDSEDALKYLPSLLVRKRYPGDYNHAVLSSRASGTGNSARSAVYADGVLLSNYLGNGATYAPRWGMVTPAEIERVDVMYGPFSAAYRGNSAGAVIEYVTQMPKAFKAYAKLGLSRQAFALYQSAANYHGLQASAGLGDRNGAFSWWLNLSQQDSRGQPQTFATRALSNNAPAANAQAVSGAWLGQDRNHQPWWIIGAGTAYHTLQQHGKLKLAYDIQPGLRASYSFGLWQNRADAQAESYLRDSAGKPVYSGNLNIGGKGYTLAANDFPHNRERLEHWMHALHLKQHQRAMFDWEISASQFDYRTDLQRSAGSSPPAGKLGGPGTLQDQSGTGWRALAAKATWRPQGADGTHIIDFGLQAEHYKLRIVRSNLQNWQTDQQGSLANEVGGRSQLHSLWLQERWKFQADWHAVLGLRLEQWQASDGLTRFSATRQQRYAARQENHLSPKLALAWQSAPAHVIKAALGRAVRMPTVAELYGATASANSQYINDPHLAPEKSWTAELSWEYSLAKQNLRLTLFGEDVRDALYAQTLFDSRANANISRVQNIARISTLGLEAVYNAQDVFWRGLDLDASLTWTDSRIRANRGFVSTPGDTIDKRQPRVPVWRATVQAGWRITPQWQASLAARYSGLQYASLNNSDHNGYAYQGGSRYFTADARILWRINKQWSAALGVDNLNNQQYWNFHPYPQRTWQAELKWTS from the coding sequence ATGAAAAACCGCCCCTCAGCCATCCATCCGCCTGCCCGCAAACGCCTTTGGCTGTGCCTGTTGGCCAGCATTCCCGCCAGCGCCCTGGCGGATCACAGCGCAGCGCCGGAAAAAAGCATAGGCACTGTGGTGATCAACGGCCCTCAGGCCACCTCCCTGCCCTCGCACATTCCGGCCACAGTCGAAGGCGTCACGGCGCGTCAGATCGAAGAAAGCATCAACGCCAGCGATAGCGAAGACGCGCTCAAATATCTGCCCAGTCTGCTGGTGCGCAAACGCTATCCCGGCGACTACAACCACGCCGTGCTGTCTTCGCGCGCATCCGGCACGGGCAACAGCGCGCGCTCGGCGGTGTACGCGGATGGCGTGCTGCTCTCCAACTATCTGGGCAATGGCGCCACCTATGCGCCGCGCTGGGGTATGGTGACGCCAGCCGAAATCGAGCGGGTGGATGTGATGTACGGCCCGTTTTCCGCCGCCTATCGCGGCAATTCCGCCGGCGCGGTAATCGAATATGTGACGCAAATGCCGAAAGCCTTTAAAGCCTATGCCAAGCTGGGCTTGAGCCGGCAGGCGTTTGCGCTCTACCAAAGCGCGGCGAATTACCATGGCCTGCAAGCCAGCGCCGGGCTGGGCGACCGCAACGGCGCTTTTTCCTGGTGGCTGAATCTGAGCCAGCAAGACAGCCGGGGCCAGCCGCAAACCTTCGCCACCCGCGCCTTGAGCAATAATGCGCCGGCGGCGAATGCGCAAGCGGTCAGCGGGGCCTGGCTGGGGCAAGACCGCAATCATCAGCCCTGGTGGATCATTGGCGCCGGCACGGCCTACCACACCCTGCAACAGCACGGCAAACTCAAGCTGGCATACGACATCCAGCCCGGCTTGCGCGCCTCTTACAGCTTCGGCCTGTGGCAAAACCGCGCCGACGCCCAGGCCGAAAGCTATTTGCGCGACAGCGCAGGCAAGCCGGTGTACAGCGGCAATCTGAATATCGGCGGCAAAGGCTATACCCTGGCCGCAAATGATTTCCCGCACAACCGCGAGCGGCTGGAACACTGGATGCATGCGCTGCACCTCAAGCAGCATCAGCGCGCCATGTTTGATTGGGAAATCTCGGCCAGCCAATTTGATTACCGCACCGACTTGCAACGCAGCGCCGGCAGCAGTCCGCCCGCCGGCAAACTGGGCGGCCCCGGCACGCTGCAAGATCAAAGCGGCACCGGCTGGCGCGCACTGGCGGCCAAAGCCACCTGGCGCCCGCAAGGCGCAGACGGAACACACATCATCGACTTCGGCCTGCAAGCCGAGCACTACAAACTGCGCATCGTCAGAAGCAATCTGCAAAACTGGCAAACCGACCAGCAAGGCAGTCTGGCGAATGAAGTCGGCGGGCGCTCGCAATTGCATTCCCTGTGGCTGCAAGAACGCTGGAAATTCCAAGCCGATTGGCATGCCGTGCTCGGCCTGCGCCTGGAACAATGGCAAGCCAGCGATGGCCTGACCCGTTTTTCCGCCACCCGGCAACAGCGCTATGCCGCGCGGCAGGAAAACCACCTCTCGCCGAAACTGGCGCTGGCCTGGCAGAGCGCGCCGGCGCATGTCATCAAAGCCGCGCTGGGACGCGCCGTGCGCATGCCGACCGTGGCCGAGTTGTATGGCGCGACCGCAAGCGCGAACTCACAATATATCAACGACCCGCATCTGGCCCCCGAGAAATCATGGACCGCCGAACTCAGCTGGGAATACAGCCTGGCGAAACAGAATCTGCGCCTGACCCTGTTTGGCGAAGACGTGCGCGACGCCCTGTATGCGCAAACCCTGTTTGACAGCCGCGCCAACGCCAATATCAGCCGGGTGCAAAACATTGCGCGCATCAGCACCCTGGGCCTGGAAGCGGTCTATAACGCACAAGATGTGTTCTGGCGCGGTTTGGATCTGGACGCCAGCCTGACCTGGACCGATTCGCGCATCCGCGCCAATCGCGGCTTTGTCAGCACGCCCGGCGACACCATCGACAAACGGCAGCCGCGCGTGCCGGTATGGCGCGCCACCGTGCAAGCCGGCTGGCGCATCACGCCGCAATGGCAGGCCAGCCTGGCCGCGCGCTACAGCGGCCTGCAATATGCAAGCTTGAACAATAGCGACCACAATGGTTATGCTTATCAAGGCGGCAGCCGCTATTTCACCGCCGATGCGCGCATACTGTGGCGTATCAATAAGCAATGGAGCGCCGCACTCGGCGTGGACAATCTGAATAATCAGCAATATTGGAATTTCCACCCCTACCCACAACGCACTTGGCAAGCGGAGTTGAAATGGACGAGCTGA
- a CDS encoding OmpA family protein, with protein MLSRTTLCLALAALSGAAYAQQDIKANSPYSAYVQDGRGVIARNATGLCWRTGYWTPADAVAGCDKPLVPDCRSGEELVDNKCVKKAPVCGSNQRLEGGACVDIPAPPPPPVPPAPPKRCDFSATFSTDQTFAFNKAVLTPAAKARIDAEVLPKLDTCAKVDLIVITGHADKIGSQQYNQKLSEKRADAVASYLKSKGVATQIETMGMGKTQAIKACDDKLPRKQLIECLAPNRRVVIEGKGAAK; from the coding sequence ATGCTTTCCAGAACCACGCTCTGCCTCGCCCTGGCCGCACTCAGCGGCGCAGCCTACGCCCAACAAGACATCAAAGCCAACAGCCCCTACAGCGCGTATGTGCAGGACGGGCGCGGCGTAATCGCGCGCAACGCCACCGGCCTGTGCTGGCGCACCGGCTACTGGACCCCGGCTGACGCCGTGGCCGGCTGCGACAAACCACTGGTCCCGGATTGCCGTTCCGGCGAAGAGCTGGTGGACAATAAGTGCGTGAAAAAAGCGCCGGTATGCGGCAGTAATCAACGCCTGGAAGGCGGCGCCTGCGTCGATATCCCGGCGCCGCCCCCGCCGCCAGTCCCGCCGGCCCCGCCGAAACGCTGTGATTTCTCAGCCACCTTCTCGACTGACCAGACATTCGCCTTTAACAAAGCGGTGCTGACCCCGGCGGCCAAGGCGCGCATCGACGCCGAAGTGCTGCCCAAACTCGACACCTGCGCCAAAGTGGATCTGATTGTGATCACCGGCCACGCCGACAAGATCGGCAGCCAGCAATACAATCAGAAACTGTCTGAAAAACGCGCTGACGCGGTGGCTTCCTACCTCAAGTCCAAAGGCGTGGCGACCCAGATCGAAACCATGGGCATGGGCAAAACCCAGGCTATCAAGGCTTGCGATGACAAACTGCCGCGCAAACAGCTGATCGAATGCTTGGCTCCGAACCGGCGCGTGGTGATCGAAGGCAAGGGCGCAGCCAAGTAA
- a CDS encoding efflux RND transporter periplasmic adaptor subunit, producing the protein MSAPSLQDILQQSARSKRRPWVWLILLALLAAGAWRLLPAFNSGARIQYQTETVQQGRLSVSVSASGTLQPVTSVDVGSELSGTLASVLAQENDLVRKGQLLATLDTEKLQDAVKRAEAALAGAQAAVRQAEASLFESTQQRQRLRQMYELSQGGIPSRHELDAAHAAWLRADAALAGARANVQQAQAQLKTDRTNLGKASIRSPIDGVVLTRKVEPGQTVAAALNTPVLFTLAENLKQMELQIKVDEADVSQIKNGQPASFTVSGWPGRQFPASIRRIGLGSAISENVVTYKTVLDVKNEDLALRPGMSANATIITAQRDNALLVPNAALRFTPPQPKEKSQGGIVSALIPKLPPQARKAQAAPDAQKQVWVVGPQGPQAIAVQTGLSNGRQTEITGGEVRPGMALIVDMQEGGK; encoded by the coding sequence ATGTCAGCGCCATCCCTGCAAGATATCCTGCAACAATCCGCGCGCAGCAAACGCCGCCCCTGGGTTTGGCTGATCCTGCTTGCCCTGCTGGCCGCCGGCGCCTGGCGGCTGCTGCCGGCATTCAACAGCGGCGCGCGCATCCAATACCAAACTGAAACCGTGCAACAAGGCCGCCTGAGCGTCAGCGTGAGCGCCAGCGGCACATTGCAACCTGTCACCTCGGTCGATGTCGGCAGCGAACTGTCCGGCACCTTAGCCAGCGTGCTGGCGCAAGAAAACGACCTGGTGCGCAAAGGTCAATTGCTGGCCACGCTGGATACAGAAAAACTGCAAGACGCGGTGAAACGCGCCGAAGCCGCCCTGGCCGGCGCGCAAGCCGCCGTGCGGCAAGCCGAGGCCAGCCTGTTTGAAAGCACACAACAACGCCAGCGCCTGCGTCAAATGTATGAACTGTCACAAGGCGGCATTCCCAGCCGGCACGAACTGGACGCCGCGCACGCCGCCTGGCTGCGCGCCGACGCCGCCCTGGCCGGCGCGCGCGCCAATGTGCAACAAGCGCAAGCGCAACTCAAAACCGACCGCACCAATCTGGGCAAAGCCTCGATCCGTTCACCGATAGACGGCGTGGTGCTGACGCGCAAAGTGGAACCCGGACAAACCGTAGCCGCCGCCTTAAACACCCCGGTCTTATTCACCCTGGCGGAAAATCTCAAGCAAATGGAATTGCAAATCAAAGTCGATGAAGCCGACGTCAGCCAAATCAAAAACGGCCAGCCAGCCAGCTTCACCGTGTCCGGTTGGCCGGGCCGGCAATTCCCCGCCAGCATCCGCCGCATCGGCCTGGGCTCGGCCATCAGCGAGAATGTGGTGACATACAAAACCGTGCTGGACGTGAAAAACGAAGACCTGGCCTTGCGTCCCGGCATGAGCGCCAACGCCACCATCATCACCGCGCAACGCGACAACGCGCTGCTGGTTCCGAATGCCGCCTTGCGCTTCACCCCGCCGCAGCCAAAAGAAAAAAGCCAGGGCGGCATCGTCTCCGCGCTGATCCCCAAGCTGCCGCCGCAAGCGCGCAAAGCGCAGGCCGCGCCGGATGCGCAAAAACAGGTGTGGGTGGTCGGCCCGCAGGGGCCGCAGGCGATTGCAGTCCAAACCGGCTTGAGCAATGGCCGCCAGACCGAAATCACCGGCGGCGAAGTGCGTCCCGGCATGGCGCTGATTGTCGATATGCAAGAAGGCGGCAAATGA
- a CDS encoding ABC transporter ATP-binding protein, giving the protein MNQPAAAAPLIELRGISKTFGSGQAAFQALRGVDLSIHDGEFVAVMGPSGSGKSTVMNIIGCLDLPSSGEYLFQGVAVQNLSRAQRALLRRHCLGFVFQGFNLLARTSAQENVELPLLYRGESPAARRAQAQAALAQVGLAGWGHHTPAELSGGQQQRVAIARAIATRPLVLLADEPTGNLDTTRSHEIMALLESLNREHKITIIMVTHEAEMAAYARRVIYFVDGQVARDQRNPARATAASGQGDAPCS; this is encoded by the coding sequence ATGAATCAGCCCGCCGCCGCCGCGCCCCTGATCGAGCTGCGCGGCATCAGCAAAACCTTTGGCAGCGGGCAAGCCGCATTCCAAGCCCTGCGCGGCGTTGATTTATCCATACATGACGGTGAATTCGTCGCCGTGATGGGGCCAAGCGGCTCCGGCAAATCAACCGTCATGAACATCATCGGCTGCCTGGATCTGCCCAGCAGCGGCGAATATCTGTTCCAGGGGGTGGCGGTGCAAAACCTCAGCCGCGCCCAGCGCGCCCTGTTGCGCCGCCATTGCCTGGGCTTTGTGTTTCAAGGCTTTAATCTGCTGGCGCGCACCAGCGCCCAGGAAAACGTCGAATTGCCACTGCTGTATCGCGGCGAAAGTCCAGCGGCGCGGCGCGCACAGGCGCAAGCCGCACTGGCGCAAGTCGGCTTGGCCGGCTGGGGCCACCACACCCCGGCGGAACTCTCCGGCGGCCAGCAACAGCGCGTCGCAATCGCGCGCGCAATCGCCACCCGTCCCCTGGTCTTGCTGGCGGATGAACCGACCGGCAACCTCGACACCACGCGCAGCCACGAAATCATGGCGCTGCTGGAAAGCCTCAACCGCGAACACAAAATCACCATCATCATGGTCACCCACGAGGCGGAGATGGCGGCATACGCCCGGCGCGTGATTTATTTTGTCGATGGCCAGGTGGCGCGCGATCAGCGCAACCCGGCGCGCGCCACAGCCGCAAGCGGGCAAGGGGACGCGCCATGTTCATAA
- a CDS encoding PepSY-associated TM helix domain-containing protein: MDELNPGALRALRRSILLRIHVWATLIATPFALLAIGSGLVYLFSPQIEQARHGHLLQVSQAKRPMLALDQLIAQAESALPQGHWRLQNLRIPQAADESLQIRFKNPHQHGQHHPEHPSAETLSVYLDPYTGKTLGTLDEAERFTPWAADLHAHLLQGDGWRWMIELGASWLLVMLLSGVILWWPARWNRATLSPAGKQGRAAWRAWHGLLGASLAAISAVILLTGLTWSKYGGENVRYLVQKSGQAGKRIPAGLQSASPAAASGARISWQAALEAARRHAPPTALQLSAPGAQKPYWHVRNADANAAQHKFELALDAGDGSRLYYSGWQEMSAFSQATAVGIPFHRGEFGWWNQALLLLFALGLLFSLLSGWVMLWLRWRKTGGSFFNSILPPLPDGAWSALPGWAWLSALLLPLIAPLLLPSALLPAALEYRQAHLAPD; the protein is encoded by the coding sequence ATGGACGAGCTGAACCCTGGCGCTTTGCGCGCTCTGCGCCGCAGCATTCTGCTGCGCATCCACGTCTGGGCCACCCTGATCGCCACGCCGTTCGCCCTGCTCGCCATCGGCAGCGGCCTGGTGTATTTATTCAGCCCGCAAATCGAACAGGCGCGCCATGGCCATTTGCTGCAAGTGTCGCAGGCCAAGCGCCCCATGCTGGCGCTGGATCAACTGATTGCACAAGCTGAAAGCGCGCTGCCGCAGGGACATTGGCGGCTGCAAAATCTGCGCATTCCGCAAGCGGCCGATGAAAGCCTGCAGATCCGTTTTAAAAACCCGCACCAGCACGGCCAGCACCACCCCGAGCACCCGAGCGCTGAGACGCTGAGCGTGTATCTCGACCCATACACCGGCAAAACCCTGGGCACGCTGGACGAAGCGGAACGTTTCACGCCCTGGGCCGCCGATTTGCACGCCCATTTGCTGCAGGGCGACGGCTGGCGCTGGATGATAGAACTCGGCGCCAGCTGGCTGCTGGTGATGCTGTTGAGCGGCGTGATTTTATGGTGGCCGGCGCGCTGGAATCGCGCCACCCTCAGCCCGGCAGGCAAACAGGGCCGCGCCGCCTGGCGCGCCTGGCATGGCTTGCTTGGCGCCAGCCTGGCCGCAATCAGCGCCGTGATTCTGCTGACCGGCCTGACCTGGAGCAAATACGGCGGCGAAAATGTGCGCTATCTGGTGCAAAAGAGCGGCCAGGCCGGCAAACGCATTCCCGCCGGCCTGCAATCCGCCAGTCCCGCCGCCGCCAGCGGCGCGCGCATCAGCTGGCAAGCCGCACTGGAGGCCGCACGCCGCCACGCCCCGCCAACCGCCTTGCAACTGAGCGCCCCGGGCGCGCAAAAACCGTATTGGCATGTGCGCAACGCCGACGCCAACGCCGCGCAACACAAATTTGAACTGGCGCTCGACGCCGGCGACGGCTCCCGCCTGTATTACAGCGGCTGGCAGGAAATGAGCGCCTTCAGCCAAGCCACCGCTGTCGGGATTCCCTTCCACCGGGGCGAATTCGGCTGGTGGAACCAGGCCCTGTTGCTGCTGTTTGCGCTGGGCTTGCTGTTTTCTCTGCTCTCCGGCTGGGTCATGCTGTGGCTGCGCTGGCGTAAAACCGGCGGCAGCTTCTTCAACAGCATCTTGCCGCCGCTGCCTGACGGGGCCTGGAGCGCGCTGCCCGGCTGGGCCTGGCTGAGCGCCCTGCTGCTGCCGCTGATCGCCCCGCTGCTGCTGCCATCCGCCTTATTGCCGGCAGCCTTGGAATACCGCCAGGCGCATCTGGCGCCGGACTGA
- a CDS encoding OmpA family protein — MNKFVKFVIAAAAALACGSALANDIKANTPYSAYVQDGRGVIARNATGLCWRTGYWTPADAVGGCDKPLVPTCKANEELVDNKCVPKKVVCGANQRLEGDKCVDIPAPPVQVTCAPNEVLREGKCVKVGPISTKVSFNADALFDFDKAVLKKEGKEKLDDLTSKLQGVDLEVVIAVGHTDSVGSDAYNQKLSLRRAEAVKAYLKGKGLDEKRIYTEGKGEKSPVADNKTADGRAKNRRVEIEVVGVKKN, encoded by the coding sequence ATGAACAAATTCGTCAAATTCGTGATTGCTGCCGCAGCAGCCTTGGCATGCGGTTCCGCACTCGCCAACGACATCAAAGCCAACACCCCCTACAGCGCCTATGTGCAAGATGGCCGTGGCGTAATCGCCCGCAACGCCACCGGCCTGTGCTGGCGCACCGGCTACTGGACCCCGGCTGACGCCGTGGGCGGCTGCGACAAGCCGCTGGTTCCGACCTGCAAAGCGAATGAAGAATTGGTGGACAACAAGTGCGTGCCGAAGAAAGTGGTGTGCGGCGCCAACCAGCGTCTGGAAGGCGACAAGTGCGTTGACATCCCCGCGCCGCCGGTGCAAGTGACCTGCGCTCCGAACGAAGTGCTGCGTGAAGGCAAGTGCGTCAAAGTCGGCCCGATCTCGACCAAAGTCAGCTTCAACGCCGACGCCCTGTTCGACTTCGACAAAGCTGTGCTGAAAAAAGAAGGTAAAGAAAAGCTCGACGACCTGACCTCCAAGCTGCAAGGCGTGGATCTGGAAGTGGTGATCGCAGTTGGTCACACTGACTCGGTCGGTTCTGACGCTTACAACCAAAAACTGTCGCTGCGTCGCGCTGAAGCTGTGAAAGCCTATCTGAAGGGCAAGGGCCTGGATGAAAAGCGTATCTACACCGAAGGCAAGGGCGAAAAATCGCCGGTCGCTGACAACAAGACCGCTGATGGCCGCGCCAAAAACCGTCGCGTTGAAATCGAAGTGGTGGGCGTGAAGAAGAACTGA
- a CDS encoding HAD-IA family hydrolase has protein sequence MHALPRPQAVLFDLDGTLLDSAPDLAGAVHVMQNARGVALTDYALLRVQASKGARGLLGAAFGIDNQDPQWPAMRDEFLRIYEQAMAVRSCLFPGVPELLDYLQQQGIAWGVVTNKLARFTDALLPQVGLGHAACAISGDSTAHPKPHPAPLLEAVRRLELRPADCWYAGDDARDIEAARAAGMPGLAAAWGYCDAEEIPHWNATHILQSAGELTTLLRQCAQPA, from the coding sequence ATGCACGCCCTGCCCCGCCCGCAAGCCGTGCTGTTTGATCTGGACGGCACCCTGCTCGACAGCGCCCCCGATCTGGCCGGCGCCGTGCACGTCATGCAAAACGCCCGTGGCGTCGCTCTGACCGATTACGCACTGCTGCGCGTGCAAGCCTCAAAAGGCGCGCGCGGCCTGCTCGGCGCCGCCTTTGGCATCGACAATCAAGATCCGCAATGGCCGGCCATGCGCGATGAGTTTTTGCGTATTTATGAACAGGCCATGGCTGTGCGCAGCTGCCTGTTTCCGGGCGTACCGGAATTGCTGGACTATCTGCAGCAGCAAGGCATCGCCTGGGGCGTGGTCACCAATAAATTGGCGCGCTTTACGGATGCGCTCTTGCCGCAAGTCGGCCTGGGACACGCCGCCTGCGCCATTTCCGGCGACAGCACGGCGCACCCCAAACCGCATCCGGCCCCCTTGCTGGAAGCGGTGCGCCGGCTGGAACTGCGTCCAGCTGATTGCTGGTATGCAGGCGACGATGCGCGCGACATTGAAGCCGCCCGCGCCGCCGGCATGCCAGGCCTGGCCGCCGCCTGGGGTTATTGCGATGCAGAAGAAATCCCGCACTGGAATGCCACGCACATCTTGCAAAGCGCTGGCGAGTTGACAACCCTGCTGCGCCAATGCGCGCAGCCTGCCTGA
- the ubiG gene encoding bifunctional 2-polyprenyl-6-hydroxyphenol methylase/3-demethylubiquinol 3-O-methyltransferase UbiG, which translates to MNADPLELQKFSDLAHRWWDPQSEFRPLHEINPLRLEWINARAPLAGKKVLDVGCGGGILAESMAKKGAQVSGIDLSEKALRVADLHSLESGVSVHYELIAAEALAEREAGQYDVVTCMEMLEHVPDPQSIVNACARLTKPGGHLFFSTINRNPKSWLFAIVGAEYVLRMLPRGTHDYQKFITPAELSAFLRNAGLQLDAIKGLTYNPLSKVYSLNQDTDVNYMVACRKEN; encoded by the coding sequence ATGAACGCCGATCCCCTTGAATTACAAAAATTCAGCGACCTGGCCCACCGCTGGTGGGACCCGCAATCCGAATTCCGCCCCCTGCATGAAATCAATCCCCTGCGCCTGGAATGGATCAATGCGCGCGCGCCGCTGGCTGGCAAAAAAGTGCTGGATGTGGGCTGCGGCGGCGGCATTCTGGCTGAGAGCATGGCGAAAAAAGGGGCCCAGGTCAGCGGCATCGACTTATCTGAAAAAGCCCTGCGCGTAGCCGATTTGCACAGCCTGGAATCAGGCGTGAGCGTGCATTACGAGCTGATTGCCGCCGAAGCCCTGGCCGAACGCGAAGCCGGGCAATACGATGTCGTGACTTGTATGGAAATGCTGGAACATGTGCCGGATCCGCAATCCATCGTCAACGCCTGCGCGCGCCTGACCAAACCGGGTGGACATCTGTTTTTCTCCACCATCAACCGCAATCCAAAATCCTGGCTGTTCGCCATTGTCGGCGCCGAATATGTGTTGCGCATGCTGCCGCGCGGCACTCACGACTATCAAAAATTCATCACCCCGGCGGAGTTATCCGCCTTCCTGCGCAATGCCGGCTTGCAGCTCGATGCGATCAAAGGTTTGACCTACAACCCCTTGAGCAAAGTGTATTCCTTGAATCAGGACACCGATGTGAATTACATGGTGGCCTGTCGCAAGGAGAATTGA